In the Magnolia sinica isolate HGM2019 chromosome 15, MsV1, whole genome shotgun sequence genome, one interval contains:
- the LOC131226959 gene encoding gibberellin 2-beta-dioxygenase 1-like, which yields MVSQLALDQISFVGNQKPMSNPGIPTIDLSKPESKTLLVKACEEFEFFNHGIPLEFIDRLGAEVVKFFSLPQLEKEKASPANPFGYGNNRIGPNGDVGWIEYLLFQTNANSISQRSWAISRENPEIFCSAVSDYISAVKKLACGVLESLTGGLKVEPSLTGFGEHIDPQIILVLRSNNTSDLQISLSDGSCVSIPLDHNSFVIVGDSLQV from the exons atggtgtCCCAACTAGCATTAGATCAGATTAGTTTTGTAGGAAACCAGAAGCCCATGTCCAACCCTGGCATTCCAACCATAGACCTGTCAAAACCCGAGTCCAAAACTCTTCTTGTGAAAGCCTGTGAAGAGTTTGAATTCTTCAACCATGGCATTCCATTAGAGTTCATTGATAGGTTGGGAGCTGAGGTTGTGAAGTTCTTCTCCTTACCTCAACTTGAGAAGGAAAAAGCTAGCCCTGCTAATCCGTTTGGGTATGGAAACAATAGGATTGGACCCAATGGTGATGTGGGCTGGATTGAGTATCTCCTCTTTCAAACCAATGCCAATTCCATTTCTCAGAGATCTTGGGCCATTTCTAGAGAAAACCCAGAAATCTTTTG CTCTGCTGTGAGTGATTACATATCAGCTGTGAAGAAATTAGCTTGTGGAGTTCTTGAATCTTTAACTGGAGGGTTGAAGGTTGAACCaagcttaactggttttggagAACACATTGACCCTCAAATAATATTAGTTCTGAGATCAAACAATACATCAGACCTTCAAATCTCTCTCAGTGATGGGAGCTGTGTTTCAATCCCACTTGACCACAACTCCTTTGTCATTGTTGGTGATTCCTTGCAGGTATAA